A part of Patescibacteria group bacterium genomic DNA contains:
- a CDS encoding NTP transferase domain-containing protein: protein MKGIILAGGTGSRLMPLTKVTNKHLLPVYDKPMIYYPIMTLANAGIKDIMIVSGKGHAGHFLELLGDGDEFDARFSYAIQTEAGGIAQALGLCHDYADQEKIAVILGDNIFDYDISKAMRDFEKQEKGAKVFLKEVNDPERFGVAEIQGEKIVGIKEKPEQPKSNYCVTGLYFYDNQVWQVIKTLKPSGRGELEITDVNNFYIEQGIMTYEILQGDWTDAGTFDSLLRASNLLAEKEKNK, encoded by the coding sequence ATGAAAGGAATAATTTTAGCTGGAGGGACTGGTTCGCGCTTAATGCCGTTAACCAAAGTTACAAACAAGCATCTTTTGCCGGTTTACGACAAACCGATGATTTATTATCCGATTATGACTTTGGCCAACGCCGGGATTAAAGATATTATGATTGTTTCCGGCAAGGGGCACGCCGGGCATTTTTTAGAGCTTTTAGGCGACGGGGATGAATTTGATGCTAGATTTTCTTACGCGATTCAAACGGAAGCAGGAGGCATTGCCCAGGCGCTTGGACTTTGCCATGACTATGCCGACCAAGAAAAAATCGCCGTAATCTTAGGAGATAATATTTTTGATTATGATATTAGTAAGGCAATGCGGGATTTTGAGAAACAAGAAAAAGGCGCCAAGGTTTTTCTTAAAGAAGTGAACGATCCGGAGCGTTTTGGAGTGGCAGAAATTCAGGGTGAAAAAATTGTAGGAATTAAAGAAAAGCCAGAGCAACCAAAAAGTAATTATTGCGTGACCGGGCTGTATTTTTATGATAATCAGGTTTGGCAAGTTATAAAAACTTTAAAGCCCTCTGGCCGCGGCGAGTTGGAAATTACTGATGTTAATAATTTTTACATTGAGCAGGGGATAATGACTTATGAAATTTTACAAGGAGATTGGACCGATGCCGGGACTTTTGATTCGTTGCTTCGGGCGAGCAATTTGCTGGCAGAGAAAGAGAAGAATAAGTGA
- a CDS encoding sugar nucleotide-binding protein, with translation MKYLIFGNGYLGQQFHKYFKGSVMSEVFVKKEEDALREIEKHEPEWVLNCAGITGRPNIDWCEDNKQETFEGNVLLPLMIAKACKKVGVKMLHLGSGCVYSGDNNRKGWSEKDAPNFSGSFYSKTKALSEDMLKDYNVLQLRLRMPIDNDISSERNFIKKITGYKKVIDIKNSMTIVDDLLHVADTLMSRNKTGIYNMVNPGPMSHREILDLYKEMVDSKFNYDIISVDELHKTTKAERSNCVLNMEKLTKEVELKPLKERLTEIFQRTQEK, from the coding sequence ATGAAATACCTAATTTTCGGCAATGGCTATCTTGGCCAACAATTTCATAAATATTTTAAAGGCTCGGTGATGAGTGAGGTTTTTGTTAAGAAAGAGGAAGATGCTTTGCGTGAGATTGAGAAACATGAGCCGGAATGGGTGCTAAATTGCGCTGGGATAACTGGCCGGCCTAATATTGATTGGTGCGAAGATAATAAACAGGAGACATTTGAGGGCAATGTTTTATTACCCTTGATGATTGCTAAAGCTTGCAAAAAAGTTGGGGTTAAGATGTTGCATTTGGGCTCGGGCTGCGTATATTCCGGCGATAATAATAGGAAGGGCTGGAGCGAAAAAGACGCGCCAAATTTTAGCGGCAGTTTTTATTCTAAAACCAAGGCCTTAAGCGAGGATATGTTAAAAGATTATAATGTTTTGCAATTGCGTTTGCGGATGCCAATTGATAATGATATTTCCAGTGAAAGAAACTTCATTAAAAAAATTACTGGTTATAAAAAAGTGATTGATATAAAAAATTCCATGACTATTGTTGATGATTTACTGCATGTTGCTGACACTTTGATGTCAAGAAATAAAACCGGAATTTATAATATGGTTAATCCCGGACCGATGAGCCATAGAGAAATTCTTGATTTGTATAAAGAGATGGTTGACTCAAAGTTTAATTACGATATTATTTCAGTTGATGAGTTGCATAAAACGACTAAGGCGGAGAGGAGTAATTGTGTTTTAAATATGGAGAAATTAACGAAAGAAGTGGAGTTAAAGCCGTTGAAAGAGCGTTTGACTGAAATCTTTCAGAGAACACAGGAAAAGTAA